DNA from Funiculus sociatus GB2-C1:
TTAATAGATGAGAATATGCTCAGGGAAGTGTTGGGTGTTGTAAACTACAACGTTGGTAGTGGGTAGGCAACAGCACCCTGAGTGATAGAAAATCATCTATAGAGCTTGTTGTTGGGAGAGTAATATCATGCGGGACGCAATCACAAACCTGATTAAGAATTACGATGTTTCGGGTCGTTACCTGGATCGTAATGCCGTCGATTCGCTAAAGTCTTATTTTCAGACGGGTACGGCACGAGTCCAAGCGGCTGCGGCAATCAATGCCAATTCAGCATCGATTGTCAAGCAAGCTGGTTCCCAGCTATTTGAAGAATTGCCGGAGTTGATTCGACCCGGTGGAAATGCTTATACGACTCGCCGTTATGCGGCTTGTCTGCGGGATATGGACTATTATCTGCGCTATGCCAGCTATGCGTTGGTCGCGGGTGATACGAATGTGCTGGATGAGCGAGTCCTACAAGGTCTACGGGAAACCTACAATTCCTTGGGTGTGCCTATTGGCCCGACTGTGCGCGGTATCCAGATAATGAAGGATATTGTGAAGCAGCAGGTAGCAGCGGCTGGGGTGGAAAATACTGGATTTGTAGATCAGCCGTTTGACCACATGACTCGCGATTTGAGCGAACAGGATGTTTAAGCTAGAAGATTGAAGGTTAGAAAATGGAGGATT
Protein-coding regions in this window:
- the apcB gene encoding allophycocyanin subunit beta; translation: MRDAITNLIKNYDVSGRYLDRNAVDSLKSYFQTGTARVQAAAAINANSASIVKQAGSQLFEELPELIRPGGNAYTTRRYAACLRDMDYYLRYASYALVAGDTNVLDERVLQGLRETYNSLGVPIGPTVRGIQIMKDIVKQQVAAAGVENTGFVDQPFDHMTRDLSEQDV